Proteins from a single region of Streptomyces glaucescens:
- the lexA gene encoding transcriptional repressor LexA: MTTTADSATITAQDRSQGRLEPVHAMNEATNPEGHKRSLPGRPPGIRADSSGLTDRQRRVIEVIRDSVQRRGYPPSMREIGQAVGLSSTSSVAHQLMALERKGFLRRDPHRPRAYEVRGSDQAASVTPTDTAGKPAASYVPLVGRIAAGGPILAEESVEDVFPLPRQLVGDGELFVLKVVGDSMIEAAICDGDWVTVRRQPVAENGDIVAAMLDGEATVKRFKREDGHVWLLPHNAAYEPIPGDDATILGKVVAVLRRV; this comes from the coding sequence GTGACCACCACCGCAGACAGTGCCACCATCACTGCCCAGGACCGCTCCCAGGGCCGACTCGAGCCGGTGCATGCGATGAACGAAGCCACGAATCCTGAGGGGCACAAGCGCTCCCTGCCGGGCCGACCTCCAGGCATCCGGGCGGACAGCTCGGGGCTCACCGATCGCCAGCGCCGTGTGATCGAGGTCATCAGGGACTCCGTCCAGCGGCGCGGCTACCCGCCGTCGATGCGGGAGATCGGCCAGGCGGTCGGCCTGTCCAGCACCTCCTCGGTCGCACACCAGCTCATGGCACTGGAGCGCAAGGGCTTCCTGCGCCGCGACCCGCACCGCCCGCGCGCCTACGAGGTCCGCGGCTCCGACCAGGCCGCCTCGGTGACCCCCACCGACACCGCCGGCAAGCCCGCCGCGTCGTACGTGCCGCTGGTCGGCCGGATCGCCGCCGGTGGCCCCATCCTCGCCGAGGAGTCGGTCGAGGACGTCTTCCCGCTGCCGCGGCAGCTGGTCGGTGACGGAGAGCTGTTCGTCCTCAAGGTCGTCGGCGACTCCATGATCGAGGCCGCGATCTGCGACGGCGACTGGGTCACCGTCCGCCGCCAGCCGGTCGCCGAGAACGGCGACATCGTGGCCGCGATGCTCGACGGCGAGGCCACCGTGAAGCGCTTCAAGCGCGAGGACGGCCACGTCTGGCTTCTCCCGCACAACGCCGCGTACGAGCCCATCCCGGGCGACGACGCGACCATCCTGGGCAAGGTGGTGGCCGTCCTGCGACGCGTGTGA
- a CDS encoding ATP-dependent DNA helicase — translation MTKPSLPELLHAAVAAVGGMERPGQVAMAEAVAAAIDDGSHLLVQAGTGTGKSLGYLVPALAHGERVVVATATLALQRQLVERDLPRTVDALHPLLRRRPEFAMLKGRSNYLCLHRLHEGVPQDEEEGLFDQFEAAAPTSKLGQDLLRVRDWADETETGDRDDLTPGISDRAWSQVSVSSRECLGATKCAYGAECFAEMARERAKLAEVIVTNHALLAIDAIEGAPVLPQHEVLIVDEAHELVSRVTGVATGELTPGQVNRAVRRAAKLVNEKAADQLQTAAEGFERLMELALPGRLEEIPEDLAYALMALRDACRTVISAIGATRDKSVQDEDAVRKQALASVESVHDVAERITNGSEWDVVWYERHDRFGASLRVAPMSVSGLLREKLFADRSVILTSATLKLGGDFNGVGASLGLGPEGAEGEDLPKWKGVDVGSPFDYPRQGILYVAKHLARPARDGDRADMLDELTELIQAAGGRTLGLFSSMRAAQLAAEELRSRIPEFPILLQGEETLGELIKNFAADPRTCLFGTLSLWQGVDVPGPSCQLVVMDKIPFPRPDDPLMSARQKAVEEAGGNGFMAVAATHAALLMAQGAGRLVRATGDRGVVAVLDQRLATARYGSYLKASLPDFWYTTDRHQVRKSLAAIDAAAKQAEAQ, via the coding sequence ATGACGAAGCCCTCCCTCCCCGAACTCCTGCATGCCGCCGTCGCCGCTGTCGGCGGCATGGAGCGCCCCGGCCAGGTGGCCATGGCGGAAGCCGTCGCGGCCGCCATCGACGACGGCTCCCATCTGCTGGTCCAGGCCGGCACCGGCACCGGAAAGTCGCTCGGCTACCTGGTGCCGGCGCTCGCGCACGGGGAGCGAGTGGTCGTGGCCACTGCCACCCTGGCCCTGCAGCGGCAGCTGGTGGAGCGGGACCTGCCGCGCACGGTCGACGCGCTGCACCCGCTGCTGCGCCGCCGCCCGGAGTTCGCGATGCTGAAGGGCCGGTCGAACTACCTCTGCCTGCACCGCCTCCACGAGGGCGTCCCGCAGGACGAGGAAGAGGGCCTGTTCGACCAGTTCGAGGCGGCCGCGCCAACCAGCAAGCTCGGGCAGGACCTGCTGCGGGTGCGCGACTGGGCCGATGAGACCGAGACCGGCGACCGCGACGACCTGACGCCCGGCATCTCCGACCGCGCCTGGTCCCAGGTGTCGGTGTCGTCCCGGGAGTGCCTGGGGGCGACGAAGTGCGCGTACGGCGCGGAGTGCTTCGCCGAGATGGCCCGCGAGCGGGCCAAGCTCGCCGAGGTGATCGTGACCAACCACGCCCTGCTCGCGATCGACGCGATCGAGGGCGCGCCGGTCCTGCCGCAGCACGAGGTGCTGATCGTGGACGAGGCGCATGAGCTGGTCTCGCGGGTCACCGGCGTCGCGACCGGTGAGCTGACCCCCGGACAGGTCAACCGCGCGGTGCGCCGCGCCGCCAAACTCGTCAACGAGAAGGCCGCCGACCAGTTGCAGACGGCCGCGGAGGGGTTCGAGCGGCTGATGGAGCTGGCCCTGCCCGGCCGTCTGGAGGAGATCCCCGAGGACCTCGCCTATGCCCTGATGGCGCTGCGCGACGCCTGCCGCACCGTGATCTCCGCGATCGGTGCGACCCGCGACAAGTCCGTCCAGGACGAGGACGCGGTCCGCAAGCAGGCGCTGGCCTCCGTGGAGTCGGTGCACGACGTGGCGGAGCGGATCACCAACGGTTCCGAGTGGGACGTCGTCTGGTACGAACGCCACGACCGTTTCGGCGCCTCCCTGCGTGTCGCTCCCATGTCCGTCTCGGGCCTGCTGCGCGAGAAGCTGTTCGCGGACCGGTCCGTGATCCTCACGTCGGCGACCTTGAAGCTGGGCGGTGACTTCAACGGGGTCGGCGCCTCCCTGGGGCTCGGTCCGGAGGGCGCGGAGGGCGAGGACCTGCCGAAGTGGAAGGGAGTCGACGTCGGCTCGCCCTTCGACTACCCCAGGCAGGGCATCCTCTACGTCGCCAAGCACCTGGCGCGCCCGGCGCGGGACGGCGACCGCGCGGACATGCTGGACGAGCTGACCGAGCTGATCCAGGCGGCCGGCGGCCGGACCCTGGGCCTGTTCTCCTCGATGCGGGCAGCCCAGCTCGCCGCGGAGGAGCTGCGCTCGCGGATTCCGGAGTTCCCGATCCTCCTGCAGGGCGAGGAGACCCTGGGCGAGCTGATCAAGAACTTCGCGGCCGATCCCAGGACCTGCCTGTTCGGCACGCTCTCCCTGTGGCAGGGCGTCGACGTGCCGGGGCCGAGCTGTCAGCTCGTCGTCATGGACAAGATCCCGTTCCCGCGTCCCGACGACCCGTTGATGAGCGCCCGGCAGAAGGCGGTCGAGGAGGCCGGTGGCAACGGCTTCATGGCCGTCGCCGCCACCCACGCGGCGCTGCTCATGGCCCAAGGCGCCGGGCGGCTCGTCCGGGCGACGGGCGACCGCGGCGTGGTCGCCGTGCTGGACCAGCGGCTGGCGACGGCGCGGTACGGCAGCTATCTGAAGGCGTCGCTGCCCGACTTCTGGTACACCACGGACCGTCATCAGGTCCGGAAGTCGCTCGCGGCGATCGACGCGGCGGCGAAGCAGGCCGAGGCGCAGTGA
- the nrdR gene encoding transcriptional regulator NrdR, whose translation MHCPFCRHPDSRVVDSRTTDDGTSIRRRRQCPDCSRRFTTVETCSLMVVKRSGVTEPFSRTKVINGVRKACQGRPVTEDALAQLGQRVEEAVRATGSAELTTHDVGLAILGPLQELDLVAYLRFASVYRAFDSLEDFEAAIAELREQTGGPAAGDGGAGAGSREDDRGSGEAASVPEPASAAD comes from the coding sequence ATGCACTGCCCCTTCTGCAGGCACCCCGACAGCCGCGTCGTCGACAGTCGTACGACCGACGACGGGACGTCGATCCGCAGGCGCCGCCAGTGCCCTGACTGCTCCCGTCGTTTCACGACCGTGGAGACGTGTTCGCTCATGGTGGTCAAGCGGTCCGGAGTCACCGAGCCGTTCAGCCGTACCAAGGTCATCAACGGTGTGCGCAAGGCATGCCAGGGGCGGCCTGTCACCGAGGACGCGCTCGCCCAGCTCGGCCAGCGGGTCGAGGAGGCGGTGCGGGCCACCGGGAGTGCCGAGCTGACCACTCACGATGTGGGGCTGGCCATACTCGGCCCGTTGCAGGAGCTGGACCTCGTCGCCTACCTGCGCTTCGCGTCCGTGTACCGGGCGTTCGACTCGCTGGAGGACTTCGAGGCGGCGATCGCTGAACTCAGAGAGCAGACGGGCGGCCCCGCCGCGGGCGACGGAGGCGCGGGCGCGGGGAGCCGGGAAGACGACCGCGGGTCGGGAGAGGCCGCATCGGTCCCCGAGCCCGCGAGTGCCGCCGACTGA
- a CDS encoding TerD family protein, protein MNGISKGIGKVEIALKWDPSPAGQPPTDLDIVAATYQAGEPYGDPAYVVHFDSRSPDGTIYLNRDSKDGKGFGWDEVLTVELNRLDARYARVVVGVAIQQRPGRRTFVSVVNPALRIREGYTDLAQDDFGGVLGATAAAVAEFRRDEAGVWEFRPGLIGFEDDPTHFTRVMGTLHRS, encoded by the coding sequence GTGAACGGCATCAGCAAGGGGATCGGCAAGGTCGAGATCGCGCTCAAGTGGGACCCCAGTCCGGCGGGGCAGCCGCCCACCGATCTCGACATAGTGGCCGCCACGTATCAGGCGGGCGAGCCGTACGGCGATCCCGCGTACGTGGTGCACTTCGACAGCCGCTCCCCCGACGGCACCATCTACCTCAACCGCGACAGCAAGGACGGCAAGGGCTTCGGCTGGGACGAGGTGCTGACCGTGGAGCTGAACCGGCTCGACGCGCGCTACGCGCGCGTGGTGGTCGGTGTCGCGATCCAGCAGCGGCCCGGGCGGCGCACCTTCGTCAGCGTGGTCAACCCGGCTCTGCGCATCCGTGAGGGCTACACCGATCTCGCGCAGGACGACTTCGGCGGGGTCCTCGGGGCGACCGCGGCTGCGGTCGCGGAGTTCCGGCGGGACGAGGCGGGCGTGTGGGAGTTCCGCCCCGGGCTGATCGGCTTCGAGGACGACCCCACGCACTTCACCCGCGTCATGGGGACCCTGCACAGGTCCTGA
- a CDS encoding vitamin B12-dependent ribonucleotide reductase: MTETASGPARGSRAKGAKATKGLRIERIHTTPGVHPYDEVTWERRDVVMTNWRDGSVNFEQRGVEFPDFWSVNAVNIVTSKYFRGAVGTPQRETSLRQLIDRIVKTYRKAGEDYNYFSSPADAEIFEHELAYALLHQIFSFNSPVWFNVGTPQPQQVSACFILSVDDSMESILDWYKEEGMIFKGGSGAGLNLSRIRSSKELLSSGGNASGPVSFMRGADASAGTIKSGGATRRAAKMVILDVDHPDIEDFIETKVKEEEKIRALRDAGFDMDLGGDDITSVQYQNANNSVRVNDEFMKAVEEGGKFGLRARMTGEVIEEVDAKALFRKMAEAAWACADPGIQYDDTINHWHTCPESGRINGSNPCSEYMHLDNTSCNLASLNLMKFLKDDGKGNQSFDAGRFAKVVELVITAMDISICFADFPTEKIGENTRAFRQLGIGYANLGALLMATGHAYDSDGGRALAGAVTSLMTGTAYRRSAELASVVGPYDGYARNADAHKRVMKQHADANDKAVRMDDLDTPIWAAATEAWNDVLRLGEKNGFRNSQASVIAPTGTIGLAMSCDTTGLEPDLALVKFKKLVGGGSMQIVNGTVPQALRRLGYQEEQIEAIVAHIAEHGNVIDAPGLKPEHYEVFDCAMGERAISPMGHVRMMAAIQPWISGALSKTVNMPETATVEEVEEIYFEAWKMGIKALAIYRDNCKVGQPLSAKKKDDEKKPEVKAEEAPAKVEKVVEYRPVRKRLPKGRPGITTSFTVGGAEGYMTANSYPDDGLGEVFLKMSKQGSTLAGMMDAFSIAVSVGLQYGVPLETYVSKFTNMRFEPAGMTDDPDVRMAQSIVDYIFRRLALDFLPFETRSALGIHSAEERQRHLETGSYEPLDDEDVDVEGLAQSAPRAQELKAVATPKAETEAASPAPKQAHTSAELVEMQLGIQADAPLCFSCGTKMQRAGSCYICEGCGSTSGCS, translated from the coding sequence ATGACAGAGACGGCGAGCGGTCCGGCACGAGGTTCCCGAGCGAAGGGCGCCAAGGCGACCAAGGGGCTGCGTATCGAGCGCATCCACACCACCCCCGGCGTTCACCCGTACGACGAGGTGACCTGGGAGCGCCGTGACGTCGTCATGACCAACTGGCGCGACGGCTCGGTCAACTTCGAGCAGCGTGGCGTCGAGTTCCCCGACTTCTGGTCGGTGAACGCGGTCAACATCGTCACCAGCAAGTACTTCCGTGGTGCCGTCGGCACCCCGCAGCGCGAGACCAGCCTCAGGCAGCTGATCGACCGCATCGTGAAGACGTACCGGAAGGCCGGTGAGGACTACAACTACTTCTCCTCGCCCGCCGACGCCGAGATCTTCGAGCACGAGCTGGCGTACGCCCTCCTGCACCAGATCTTCAGCTTCAACAGCCCGGTCTGGTTCAACGTCGGCACCCCCCAGCCCCAGCAGGTCTCCGCCTGCTTCATCCTGTCCGTCGACGACTCCATGGAGTCGATCCTCGACTGGTACAAGGAAGAGGGCATGATCTTCAAGGGCGGCTCCGGCGCCGGCCTGAACCTCTCCCGCATCCGCTCCTCCAAGGAGCTGCTGTCCTCCGGCGGCAACGCCTCCGGTCCCGTCTCCTTCATGCGCGGCGCCGACGCCTCCGCCGGAACGATCAAGTCCGGTGGCGCCACCCGCCGCGCGGCCAAGATGGTCATCCTCGACGTCGACCACCCCGACATCGAGGACTTCATCGAGACCAAGGTCAAGGAAGAGGAGAAGATCCGCGCCCTGCGCGACGCGGGCTTCGACATGGACCTGGGCGGCGACGACATCACGTCCGTCCAGTACCAGAACGCCAACAACTCGGTCCGCGTGAACGACGAGTTCATGAAGGCGGTCGAGGAGGGCGGCAAGTTCGGCCTGCGTGCCCGCATGACCGGCGAGGTCATCGAGGAGGTCGACGCCAAGGCGCTCTTCCGTAAGATGGCCGAGGCGGCCTGGGCCTGCGCCGACCCGGGCATCCAGTACGACGACACGATCAACCACTGGCACACCTGCCCGGAGTCCGGCCGCATCAACGGCTCGAACCCCTGCAGCGAGTACATGCACCTGGACAACACGTCCTGCAACCTGGCCTCGCTGAACCTGATGAAGTTCCTGAAGGACGACGGCAAGGGCAACCAGTCCTTCGACGCCGGCCGCTTCGCCAAGGTCGTCGAGCTGGTCATCACCGCGATGGACATCTCCATCTGCTTCGCGGACTTCCCGACCGAGAAGATCGGCGAGAACACCCGCGCGTTCCGCCAGCTCGGCATCGGCTACGCCAACCTCGGCGCCCTGCTGATGGCCACCGGCCACGCGTACGACTCCGACGGCGGCCGGGCCCTCGCCGGTGCCGTCACCTCCCTGATGACCGGCACGGCCTACCGCCGCTCCGCGGAGCTCGCCTCGGTCGTCGGACCGTACGACGGGTACGCCCGCAACGCCGACGCCCACAAGCGCGTCATGAAGCAGCACGCCGACGCCAACGACAAGGCCGTCCGCATGGACGACCTGGACACGCCGATCTGGGCCGCCGCCACGGAGGCCTGGAACGATGTGCTCCGTCTCGGCGAGAAGAACGGTTTCCGTAACTCCCAGGCGTCCGTGATCGCCCCGACCGGCACCATCGGTCTGGCGATGTCCTGCGACACCACCGGCCTCGAGCCCGACCTCGCCCTGGTCAAGTTCAAGAAGCTGGTCGGCGGCGGCTCGATGCAGATCGTCAACGGCACCGTCCCGCAGGCCCTGCGCCGCCTGGGCTACCAGGAGGAGCAGATCGAGGCGATCGTCGCCCACATCGCCGAGCACGGCAACGTGATCGACGCCCCCGGCCTCAAGCCGGAGCACTACGAGGTGTTCGACTGCGCCATGGGCGAGCGCGCCATCTCCCCGATGGGCCACGTCCGCATGATGGCCGCGATCCAGCCGTGGATCTCCGGCGCCCTGTCCAAGACGGTCAACATGCCGGAGACGGCGACCGTCGAGGAGGTCGAGGAGATCTACTTCGAGGCCTGGAAGATGGGCATCAAGGCCCTCGCCATCTACCGCGACAACTGCAAGGTCGGCCAGCCGCTGTCGGCCAAGAAGAAGGACGACGAGAAGAAGCCCGAGGTGAAGGCCGAGGAGGCCCCCGCCAAGGTCGAGAAGGTCGTCGAGTACCGCCCGGTCCGCAAGCGCCTCCCGAAGGGACGTCCCGGCATCACCACGTCCTTCACCGTCGGCGGCGCCGAGGGCTACATGACCGCCAACTCCTACCCGGACGACGGTCTCGGCGAGGTCTTCCTGAAGATGTCCAAGCAGGGCTCGACCCTCGCGGGCATGATGGACGCCTTCTCCATCGCGGTCTCGGTCGGCCTCCAGTACGGCGTGCCGCTGGAGACGTACGTCTCGAAGTTCACGAACATGCGCTTCGAGCCGGCCGGTATGACGGACGACCCGGACGTGCGGATGGCGCAGTCGATCGTCGACTACATCTTCCGCCGCCTGGCGCTCGACTTCCTGCCCTTCGAGACCCGCTCCGCGCTCGGCATCCACTCCGCCGAGGAGCGTCAGCGGCACCTGGAGACCGGCTCCTACGAGCCGCTGGACGACGAGGACGTCGACGTCGAGGGCCTGGCCCAGTCGGCTCCGCGCGCCCAGGAACTCAAGGCCGTCGCCACCCCGAAGGCCGAGACCGAGGCGGCCTCGCCCGCCCCCAAGCAGGCCCACACCAGCGCCGAGCTGGTGGAGATGCAGCTGGGCATCCAGGCCGACGCCCCGCTCTGCTTCTCCTGCGGCACGAAGATGCAGCGGGCCGGCTCCTGCTACATCTGCGAGGGCTGCGGCTCGACCAGCGGCTGCAGCTGA